The DNA window GATTAATGAAGAAGAGTCACGTAGATGAGCTATTTAGTTTCTTTCAAACGTAAAAGGGCAAACGCTGTCGTAACTACGGCAATCCCGGACGCATTCAGCTGAGAGTCGCTAGATAACATGGTCACTTGTTCATCCGTAACACCGGTCGTGTGCTAACGTAGCTTAAGTCCGCTGGTCAAGCTAACACGCCGCTTCTTCTctgaaaagtcttgaaaatatttgactaaaatgtttGGTTCCTCGAGATCAGGAGGGGTCCGAGGTGGCCAGGACCAGTTCAACTGGGATGACGTAAAAGTCGATAAACACAGAGAAAATTATCTCGGTAAGTAGTAAAATGGGAAGCTATCAGTGCTAACCAGATATCTCGCTAAGCTAATAGCTAGCTGTTTGCGAAATTGcacaatgcttttaaaaattacatttaaactacACACCATGGCGTTAGTTATTCACTGGCTGATTTTCCATACCTTTAGCTGTAGAGTTCCTCATCACAGTGTCGGTGCTGCTCGGTATTAGTCCTGTTTTCTGATCTACAACCAGCAGGTCCTAGTTTtcatctccctctctttcaGCACACGTACACACGTAGCCACTCCGCTATCTGAGCCCCACACCGCTGGCAGCATGTCAGCATGCCAAACAAGAAGTACGTAGGACCCACACAGCTGTGACATAAAAGGATGAACTAGACGTGCACATTTTGTTAAGCAGATGCCATTAGATTTCGGACATGATCTCACGTAAACTAACATGATGTGGGTACACAAATCGCATCCTTAACCACAGACTAGTTTTCTCCAACAGTACCAGTGACTTTCCTgccaataaaactttaaaaagcacACATATTACTCATGCTTGGTCATACAAAAGTGTGTATGCATTTGGCTTGAAAGCAGACTCTCAAGattaaaattcaaacatttatctcaaaaatgaaaaactcaAACTAGGCTTGTTATATAGAATTCAGGGATGTCTGTCTTCTTGCATCTGTAAAACTATTATGAAGTCAAACTTTCCTTGGCAAAAGAAATAGCCGTCTCGTTATTAATTTGTAACACTAAGATATGtgtttattagtcccacaaagGGGAAATTTTAATGTTACAGCAGCATAAAGTGTATAGAAAAAATAGAAGGCAGCATCAAAAGTTGTTAGCAAGCTACCCAACATATCGTCTCTCATTTGAATATCAAGTACACAATACATTAGCAACTTAaccaaaatgtgtattttccaaAGTCAAATGTTATTGCCAAAGTTTTTCTTCATTCATGTGTAACAAGGGAAGAATCTGCcctaaaaaaagggaaatggtGCTTTTCCACAAGTGTTGATAGTCAAGTCAGTATCAACAAACACCAACATCTACCTGGCTGTGTATGAAAGTTAGACCCTTCTGGCATGATATCTGTTCCACTTCAACCAAGATCACAGGAATAAATGTTCCAGTGGACCCTGAACTTTGTTTATTGGGGAACTTTACAAGTATTCGCCGCTCTTTGAACAATGCACAGCTCAAATTTATTGAAGTTGCTCTGTGTGTGGCTAAAAAGTGCATTGCAGCATCATGGAAATCTGACTCCCCTCTTCTTATTGATAGGTGGTCTGTTGAGATGAATAGTTGTATCCCTCTGGAAAAAATCACCTATTGTCTCAGAAAACGATATAACACCTTTCTGAAAATTTGGCAGCCATATTTAGACCATATCGGTCCACCTCTTACACCAAGTGCTTAATGTAATCGTTTGTATTGACCTTgaacactgactttttttttgttttgttagagTGGGGGGCTTTGTTATGTCTCTATACTGTtggtatattgtatgtttatatttgtacacattaatgtataaaactgaaaataaaatattacaaaaaaaacaaacaccaacaTCATCttaccaaaaagactgaaaagaccaaaaagattGGCGGCTGTTTTGATAATCAGTTCATAATTacttaagaatttttttttttgtctgctgcAGGTTAAGCTAGAATGGACCAGAAATAACAAATCTTTCTCTGTCTCATCTACAACCAATTCTTCTGTCAGGGAACTCTTTGATGGCACCAGTAGGACGATGGCAAAAAGGCAAAGATCTGTCATGGTACGCAAGAGACAAAAAGGATGGTAAACCTTTGTCCAAAGAGGAGGAACTTGCCAATGTCAAGGCTGCAGAGCACGAGGCACTGATGGCTGCCCTGTACGTATAACTTCCTATAAAATAAGTGGTTTACACATACGCAACTGTTGGTCAACAAATATAATCAGTTTATCTTCTCTATTCTCCATCTAGAGGGCACAAGAATATAAAGAGGCAACCAACTGGTCTGACCAAAGAGGTATGCCACTTTGTGTGTTAACATTTTGAAAGGAACCTTTGTTAGAAATTAgttgattttaatgttttaccaATTTTTATTCCAGGATCTTGCAGATGTTTGCAGGAGGGAAGAGGCTGATGGCGAAGAGAAAAATGTGGACCGTGTCTCAGGCTTGGGAAGCTCcaggtaattttttttaaatattgtccaCTTTGTGaaataaccaaataaaataaatcagcaaatataaacattttgaggGTTTGAATTCATCAAGGTCTTTGAACATTTCTAATGTATTCCTTTCTATCTTAAAAATAGTGTTAGCTCGTTTTATAGCAAACATATTAGTAGAACAAATGGCAAGATACAGTATGTCTCTGACTCTCAGTAGGttctatttttgttcttttgaagCTCATTAAATTGCTCCTCTTGACATTCAAGTAGTTGCTTGAGAGCCTTTTATCTTGACGCACTGTGattattgagtgtttttttttccatccacAGTGTAGGCTCGAGGAAAATGGTCCTCTCACAAAAGGAAAAGGAGGCAGCTAAGATAGGCTTGCCTGTTTTCACAGTAAGTTCTTCTCCTCACTGAACATTTTAAGAATGATGAAGACTAAGTAAGTATGCAGATGTTTATAATATAAGTGCAAAGCAGTTTTTCAGCTACTGAAAAGAGTTTAGGCAGAGGCAGTTTCTTTCATTGGATCTAGAACTTGATGCAAATATTAGattaattctttttttacagCACCACAGAACAGAAGGGCGTCCAGAAACGTCAACAACAAAGACATCTCAGAGTGAAGAAAAAGAGGATATGGAACGGTGCGTATTACATATTGGTTATTAGTACCTAACACCTGTATGATATTTTTGGCGCAAAAAATATAATTCTACTGGATAAATGTGACCCTGTATTCAGTTTCCCATGTTTACTCCAATAATAATGAT is part of the Centropristis striata isolate RG_2023a ecotype Rhode Island chromosome 11, C.striata_1.0, whole genome shotgun sequence genome and encodes:
- the c11h1orf35 gene encoding multiple myeloma tumor-associated protein 2, with the translated sequence MFGSSRSGGVRGGQDQFNWDDVKVDKHRENYLGNSLMAPVGRWQKGKDLSWYARDKKDGKPLSKEEELANVKAAEHEALMAALGHKNIKRQPTGLTKEDLADVCRREEADGEEKNVDRVSGLGSSSVGSRKMVLSQKEKEAAKIGLPVFTHHRTEGRPETSTTKTSQSEEKEDMERHESKKKKKEKKSKKDKKKKEKKKRQRRDSSESDDDRKRQRKDHHHHNPSYHSQSGARPHDSHSRGGAKGERQPSHPHHRRHRHDTDSSDGGSPVPRNPVSHKTAPAGATQSHRRRHDTDSDD